The following coding sequences are from one Vicia villosa cultivar HV-30 ecotype Madison, WI unplaced genomic scaffold, Vvil1.0 ctg.000966F_1_1, whole genome shotgun sequence window:
- the LOC131632573 gene encoding alanine--glyoxylate aminotransferase 2 homolog 2, mitochondrial-like produces MQLRQLTKQITWDKISRWQRRMFTTVTRTRSNEDGVESLPKIPHFSHTPAPYNGPSASDLSKRRKQYLPTFVGTYYTHPLNLVEGKMQYVYDENGRRYLDAFGGIATVLCGHCHPDVVEAIVNQTRLLQHTTVLYLNHAVVDFAEALAAKMPGELKVVFFTNSGTEANELALMMARLYTGYHDVISIRNGYHGNATSTMGVTAQFFHKFNVVQTGIHHVLNPDPYRGVFGLDGAKYANDVQDIIDYGTCGRVAGFVAEAIQGVGGGIELAPGYLPAVYSMIKKAGGLFIADEVQSGFGRTGSHFWGFEAHGVLPDIVTMAKGIGNGAPIGAVVTTPEIAKVLKYAYYFSTFGGNPVCSAAGLAVLNVIEKDKLQQNTHVVGSYLKDRLNSLKEKHEIIGDVRGRGMLLGVELVKDRQLKTPAKDENLHILEQMKDMGVLVGKGGFYGNVLRITPPLCFTKEDADFLVDVMDYTMSKM; encoded by the exons ATGCAACTACGACAACTTACTAAACAAATAACGTGGGACAAAATTAGCAGGTGGCAACGTCGTATGTTCACCACCGTAACACGAACTCGAAGCAATGAAGATGGTGTCGAATCTCTTCCCAAAATCCCCCACTTTAGTCACACTCCTGCTCCCTACAATGGCCCTTCAGCATCCGATCTCTCCAAAAGAAGAAAACAGTATCTCCCGACCTTCGTTGGCACCTATTACACTCACCCA TTAAATCTGGTGGAGGGTAAAATGCaatatgtgtatgatgaaaaTGGAAGAAGATACCTTGATGCATTCGGTGGAATTGCTACTGTTTTGTGTGGTCATTGTCACCCTGATGTTGTTGAAGCAATTGTTAACCAAACTAGGCTTTTACAGCACACTACTGTTCTTTATTTGAATCATGCTGTTGTTGATTTTGCTGAAGCACTTGCTGCTAAAATGCCTGGAGAACTTAAGGTTGTTTTCTTCACAAATTCCGGGACAGAAGCCAATGAGTTGGCTTTGATGATGGCAAGGCTGTACACTGGCTACCATGATGTGATTTCCATAAGAAATGGTTACCATGGAAATGCAACCTCAACTATGGGTGTCACTGCTCAGTTTTTTCATAAGTTTAATGTTGTACAG ACTGGAATTCACCATGTCCTTAACCCCGATCCGTACCGAGGAGTTTTTGGTTTGGATGGAGCAAAATATGCAAATGATGTTCAAGATATAATTGATTATGGAACTTGTGGTCGTGTCGCTGGCTTTGTTGCTGAGGCCATTCAG GGAGTGGGTGGAGGGATAGAATTGGCACCAGGTTACTTGCCTGCAGTTTATAGCATGATCAAAAAAGCAGGAGGACTCTTTATAGCTGATGAGGTTCAGTCAGGCTTTGGTCGAACTGGTAGCCATTTTTGGGGCTTTGAGGCGCACGGAGTTCTCCCTGACATTGTTACGATGGCAAAG GGAATTGGAAACGGTGCGCCTATTGGAGCAGTGGTAACAACTCCTGAGATTGCAAAAGTTCTGAAATACGCGTACTATTTTAGCACATTTGGAGGAAATCCTGTTTGTTCTGCTGCTGGATTAGCTGTTCTCAATGTTATTGAGAAGGATAAACTTCAGCAAAATACACATGTTGTTGGATCGTATTTAAAGGACCGTCTTAACTCACTAAAGGAAAAGCACGAGA TAATTGGAGATGTAAGGGGAAGGGGAATGTTGCTAGGGGTTGAACTTGTGAAAGATCGGCAGCTCAAAACTCCTGCGAAAGACGAAAATCTGCATATCCTTGAACAAATGAAAG ATATGGGAGTACTAGTTGGGAAAGGTGGATTTTATGGAAATGTTTTAAGGATTACACCTCCACTTTGCTTCACTAAGGAAGATGCAG ATTTTCTAGTAGATGTGATGGACTACACAATGTCAAAGATGTGA